A part of Jiangella alba genomic DNA contains:
- a CDS encoding ABC transporter permease yields the protein MSATLAPVAPARPDVPRGLALRHTAYLIARSLRILRRQPVYLAFTLIQPMVWLLLFGALFERVADLPGFGGISYLEYLTPGVVVMTAMMSAGWAGTAFIDDMQRGVMDRNLTSPVSRGALITGALAYQAVVTVVQSLIVFGVGLLAGARYDGGVAGVLVVLLCATLLAVIFAALSCAVALTLRSQESLIGVSQFLTLPLAFMSTVMMAPALLPGWVGTAARYNPVDWAARASRDALLGHPDWSAVLGRAGLLAALTLVMAWLATRAFRAYQRSV from the coding sequence ATGAGCGCGACGCTCGCCCCCGTGGCGCCGGCCCGCCCCGACGTCCCCCGCGGCCTGGCGCTGCGGCACACGGCCTACCTGATCGCCCGCTCGCTGCGCATCCTGCGCCGCCAGCCGGTGTACCTGGCGTTCACGCTGATCCAGCCGATGGTGTGGCTGCTGCTCTTCGGCGCGCTGTTCGAGCGGGTCGCCGACCTGCCCGGCTTCGGCGGCATCTCCTACCTGGAGTACCTCACCCCCGGCGTGGTCGTCATGACGGCGATGATGTCGGCCGGCTGGGCCGGCACCGCGTTCATCGACGACATGCAGCGCGGCGTCATGGACCGCAACCTGACGTCGCCGGTGAGCCGGGGCGCGCTGATCACCGGCGCACTGGCCTACCAGGCGGTCGTCACGGTCGTGCAGTCGCTGATCGTGTTCGGGGTCGGTCTGCTGGCCGGTGCTCGGTACGACGGCGGCGTGGCCGGCGTGCTCGTGGTGTTGCTGTGCGCCACGCTGCTCGCGGTGATCTTCGCGGCGCTGTCCTGCGCGGTGGCGCTGACGCTGCGGTCGCAGGAGTCGTTGATCGGCGTGTCGCAGTTCCTGACGCTGCCGCTGGCGTTCATGTCGACGGTGATGATGGCGCCGGCGCTGCTGCCCGGCTGGGTCGGCACCGCCGCCCGCTACAACCCGGTCGACTGGGCCGCCCGGGCCAGCCGCGACGCGTTGCTCGGCCACCCCGACTGGTCCGCCGTCCTCGGCCGGGCCGGCCTGCTGGCCGCGCTGACGCTCGTCATGGCCTGGCTGGCGACCCGGGCGTTCCGCGCCTACCAGCGCTCGGTCTGA
- a CDS encoding YjbQ family protein: protein MIDLRTGTDLVTDVTRDVLEFCRGRGDGLCHLFVPHATAGLALIETGSGTEPDLAGAVDRLLPREDVYRHRHGSLGHGRDHVLPAFIAPSLTLPVLGGAPALGTWQSVVVVDSNVDNRDRKLRLSFLAG, encoded by the coding sequence ATCATCGACCTGCGCACCGGCACCGATCTGGTCACCGACGTGACCCGCGACGTGCTCGAGTTTTGCCGTGGCCGCGGCGACGGCCTGTGCCACTTGTTCGTCCCGCACGCGACGGCCGGGCTGGCGCTGATCGAGACCGGCTCCGGCACCGAGCCCGACCTCGCCGGCGCGGTCGACCGGCTGCTGCCGCGCGAGGACGTCTACCGGCACCGCCACGGCAGCCTCGGCCATGGCCGCGACCACGTGCTGCCCGCCTTCATCGCGCCGTCGCTGACGCTGCCCGTGCTGGGCGGCGCGCCGGCGCTGGGCACCTGGCAGAGCGTCGTCGTCGTCGACTCCAACGTCGACAACCGCGACCGCAAGCTACGGCTGTCGTTCCTCGCCGGGTGA
- a CDS encoding RNA polymerase sigma factor — MFDAARAGAPWAFERLYTDLAPVVTGYLRLQGAAEPDDLTSEVFLGVFAGLASFEGTEPQFRSWVFTIAHRRLIDERRRAARRPSEPTDDPATLDGPGGDAEAEAIDALGLRRVYELCATLSAEQREVVLLRVVGDLTVEQVARTVGRSVGAVKALQRRGLTALRKKID, encoded by the coding sequence GTGTTCGACGCGGCGCGCGCGGGTGCGCCGTGGGCCTTCGAACGCCTGTACACCGATCTCGCGCCGGTCGTCACGGGCTATCTGCGGCTCCAGGGCGCCGCCGAGCCCGACGACCTGACCAGTGAGGTCTTCCTCGGGGTGTTCGCCGGGCTGGCCTCGTTCGAGGGGACGGAGCCGCAGTTCCGGTCGTGGGTCTTCACCATCGCGCACCGCCGCCTGATCGACGAGCGGCGGCGGGCCGCGCGCCGTCCCAGCGAGCCGACCGACGACCCCGCCACGCTCGACGGGCCCGGCGGCGACGCCGAGGCGGAGGCCATCGACGCGCTCGGGCTGCGGCGCGTGTACGAGCTGTGCGCGACGCTCTCCGCGGAGCAGCGCGAGGTCGTGCTGCTGCGCGTCGTCGGCGACCTCACCGTCGAGCAGGTCGCCCGGACGGTCGGCCGGTCCGTCGGCGCGGTGAAGGCGCTGCAACGACGCGGCCTCACCGCGCTGCGAAAAAAAATCGACTGA
- a CDS encoding sigma-70 family RNA polymerase sigma factor: MTMVQEQVRSPDRGRDEDYDLVGQYLKQIGTTPLLSAAEEVELARRIEAGVYAASLLDDTKPGRRRDELAALVLDGEQARDHMIRANLRLVVSAARKYYRNSGLPFLDIVQEGNLGLIRAVEKFDYAKGFKFSTYAMWWIRQAIERGKAERARTIRLPVHVLETLSKLGKAERKLTVDLGRDPTADELAAEIDLTPARVIELRRIRRDTVSLDTPVGDEGTASIGDLIEDTETPQATDVIEFQALGEQVRDLVNTLAPREALIVSMRFGLEDGEQHTLQEVAERVGLTKERVRQLEKLALAELRDPARHQPLIEWAG, translated from the coding sequence ATGACGATGGTGCAGGAGCAGGTGCGCTCCCCGGACCGGGGGCGCGACGAGGACTACGACCTCGTCGGTCAGTACCTCAAGCAGATCGGCACGACGCCGCTGCTGTCGGCGGCCGAGGAGGTCGAGCTGGCGCGTCGCATCGAGGCCGGCGTGTACGCGGCGTCGCTGCTGGACGACACCAAGCCCGGCCGGCGCCGCGACGAGCTGGCGGCGCTGGTCCTCGACGGCGAGCAGGCCCGCGACCACATGATCCGCGCGAACCTGCGGCTGGTCGTGTCCGCGGCGCGCAAGTACTACCGCAACAGCGGGCTGCCGTTCCTCGACATCGTGCAGGAGGGCAACCTGGGCCTGATCCGCGCGGTCGAGAAGTTCGACTACGCGAAGGGGTTCAAGTTCTCGACCTACGCGATGTGGTGGATCCGGCAGGCCATCGAGCGCGGCAAGGCCGAGCGGGCGCGCACCATCCGGCTGCCGGTGCACGTCCTCGAGACGCTGTCCAAGCTGGGCAAGGCCGAGCGCAAGCTCACCGTCGACCTCGGCCGCGACCCCACGGCGGACGAGCTGGCCGCCGAGATCGACCTCACCCCGGCCCGGGTCATCGAGCTGCGCCGCATCCGCCGCGACACCGTCAGCCTCGACACCCCGGTCGGCGACGAGGGCACCGCCAGCATCGGCGACCTCATCGAGGACACCGAGACGCCGCAGGCCACCGACGTCATCGAGTTCCAGGCGCTCGGTGAGCAGGTGCGCGACCTCGTCAACACGCTGGCCCCCCGCGAGGCGCTGATCGTCTCGATGCGCTTCGGCCTCGAGGACGGCGAGCAGCACACCCTGCAGGAGGTCGCCGAGCGCGTCGGCCTCACGAAGGAGCGGGTGCGGCAGCTGGAGAAGCTGGCGCTGGCCGAGCTGCGCGACCCCGCGCGGCACCAGCCGCTGATCGAGTGGGCTGGCTGA
- the ligD gene encoding non-homologous end-joining DNA ligase produces the protein MSDDDGSGGRFVVQEHHARRLHWDLRLEHDGVLASWALPRGFPRTPDENRLAVRTDDHPLEFLDFDGEIPAGQYGGGALTIWDHGTYEAEKFRDDKVVARLHGAKVQGRFALFRTRGDDWMIHRMDGPADDGEPLPPSLLPMAATLSTLPPDQDAWGFEIKWDGVRALAFGEPGRLRLVGRNGRDFTRQYPELRPLTNAVGAHRLVLDGEIVAFGDDGRPSFQRIQPRIHLASDADIRHQAQAVPVVYVIFDLLHLDGRSLLDTPYEERRRELAALGLTGPHWQVPDYQRGDGDVLLDATRRQGLEGVVAKRLASRYQPGRRSRDWLKIKNVRRQEVVIGGWIAGRGRLAGSLGALLAGYHDDDGALRFAGKVGTGFDDATRARLLRRLEGLRTDESPFTGRQPQRDAVFVRPDLVAEVEFAEWTGAGTLRHPSFEGLREDKPARDIVREEPVPPPA, from the coding sequence ATGAGCGACGACGATGGTTCCGGCGGGCGGTTCGTCGTCCAGGAGCACCATGCCCGCCGGCTGCACTGGGACCTGCGGCTCGAGCACGACGGCGTGCTGGCGTCGTGGGCGTTGCCCCGCGGCTTCCCCCGCACGCCCGACGAGAACCGGCTCGCCGTCCGCACCGACGACCACCCGCTGGAGTTCCTCGACTTCGACGGCGAGATCCCGGCCGGCCAGTACGGCGGCGGCGCCCTCACGATCTGGGACCACGGCACCTACGAGGCGGAGAAGTTCCGCGACGACAAGGTCGTGGCCCGGCTGCACGGCGCGAAGGTCCAGGGCCGGTTCGCGCTGTTCCGCACCCGCGGCGACGACTGGATGATCCACCGCATGGACGGCCCGGCCGACGACGGCGAGCCGCTGCCGCCGTCCCTGCTGCCGATGGCCGCCACGCTGTCGACGCTGCCGCCGGACCAGGACGCGTGGGGCTTCGAGATCAAGTGGGACGGCGTCCGCGCGCTCGCGTTCGGCGAGCCCGGCCGGCTCCGCCTCGTCGGGCGCAACGGGCGCGACTTCACCCGGCAGTACCCCGAGCTGCGGCCGCTGACGAACGCCGTCGGCGCGCATCGGCTGGTGCTCGACGGCGAGATCGTCGCGTTCGGCGACGACGGCCGGCCCAGCTTCCAGCGCATTCAGCCGCGCATCCACCTGGCCTCCGACGCCGACATCCGGCACCAGGCGCAGGCCGTGCCGGTCGTCTACGTGATCTTCGACCTGCTCCACCTCGACGGCCGGTCGTTGCTGGACACGCCGTACGAGGAGCGGCGCCGCGAGCTGGCCGCGCTCGGGCTGACCGGGCCGCACTGGCAGGTGCCCGACTACCAGCGCGGCGACGGCGACGTCCTGCTCGACGCGACCCGCCGCCAAGGACTGGAGGGCGTCGTCGCGAAGCGGCTGGCCAGCCGGTACCAGCCGGGCCGGCGCAGCCGCGACTGGCTGAAGATCAAGAACGTGCGCAGGCAGGAGGTCGTCATCGGCGGCTGGATCGCGGGGCGGGGACGGCTGGCGGGTTCACTCGGCGCGCTGCTGGCCGGCTACCACGACGACGACGGCGCGCTGCGGTTCGCCGGCAAGGTCGGCACCGGCTTCGACGACGCCACCCGCGCCCGCCTGCTCCGGCGGCTGGAGGGCCTTCGCACCGACGAGAGCCCGTTCACCGGCCGCCAGCCGCAGCGCGACGCCGTCTTCGTCCGGCCCGACCTGGTCGCCGAGGTCGAGTTCGCCGAGTGGACCGGCGCCGGCACGCTGCGTCACCCGTCGTTCGAAGGGCTGCGCGAGGACAAGCCGGCCCGCGACATCGTTCGCGAGGAGCCGGTGCCGCCACCAGCCTGA